CCTCATAGATATTATCTAGTCTAACCTTTGTTTCATCGAATATAACCTTGACGTTTCCTTCTTCTAGAGCTACTTCAGCAGATTTAACACCCACTAAACTTTTAATTTCCTTTTCTACTGCATTTTTGCAGTGCTCACAACTCATTCCATTTACTTTAATAACTACTTCTTGCATGTTAACCTCCTACTAATATTTTTATATAAAGTTTTCTATTCATAACGCCA
The Deferribacterota bacterium genome window above contains:
- the copZ gene encoding copper chaperone CopZ, translating into MQEVVIKVNGMSCEHCKNAVEKEIKSLVGVKSAEVALEEGNVKVIFDETKVRLDNIYEAIDEAGYEPVKE